The Nocardia arthritidis genome has a window encoding:
- a CDS encoding LCP family protein has protein sequence MNEQTPLKSSPGERARARHRRIRGAHRRAVRRRIGRATAKACTAGLSAAVLAATAVGWATAGSFDSGFTRSGAVAADAPRSLGGDLNVLLVGLDTRKDQNGDNLPPEILSQLHAGDGDEGGYNANTLILVHIPADMKRIVAVSIPRDDYVPVQGIPGYTHAKIKEAYGLKKAAVEDQLMSQGITDQATLEHAGREAGRASIVQAVRDLTGVPIDRFAEVTLGGFYDLAKALGGVEVCLNHPVRDLEYSGADFPAGRQRLDPAQALAFVRQRHGLENGDLDRTHRQQAFLTSVAKDLKSAGTFTDMRKLSALMEVAHRNIVLSDGWNATDFLRTVGSADNPTVEFRTLPVLSYDVINGQDVNIVDQDAIRREVRAAFGGQDLAPTAPTTPTPTVSETPTPDVGQPVDTVIGGDSIPCVN, from the coding sequence ATGAATGAGCAAACTCCACTGAAGTCCAGTCCCGGCGAGCGAGCGCGCGCCCGGCACCGCCGGATCCGCGGCGCGCATCGGCGCGCGGTGCGGCGGCGGATCGGCCGCGCGACGGCCAAGGCGTGCACGGCCGGGCTGTCCGCCGCGGTACTGGCCGCGACCGCGGTGGGCTGGGCGACGGCGGGCAGCTTCGACAGCGGCTTCACCCGGTCCGGCGCGGTGGCGGCCGACGCGCCGCGCTCCCTCGGTGGTGATCTGAACGTCCTGCTGGTGGGTCTGGACACCAGGAAGGATCAGAACGGCGACAACCTGCCGCCGGAGATCTTGTCCCAGTTGCATGCCGGCGACGGCGACGAGGGTGGCTACAACGCCAACACGCTGATCCTCGTGCATATCCCCGCCGATATGAAAAGGATTGTCGCCGTGTCGATTCCGCGCGACGACTACGTTCCGGTGCAGGGCATACCCGGCTACACCCACGCCAAGATCAAGGAGGCGTACGGGCTGAAGAAGGCCGCGGTCGAGGATCAGCTGATGAGCCAGGGCATCACCGATCAGGCCACGCTGGAGCATGCGGGCCGGGAGGCCGGGCGCGCCTCCATCGTGCAGGCCGTGCGCGACCTGACCGGGGTGCCGATCGACCGGTTCGCCGAGGTCACCCTCGGTGGTTTCTACGATCTGGCCAAGGCGCTCGGCGGCGTCGAGGTCTGCCTGAATCATCCGGTGCGAGATCTCGAATATTCCGGCGCCGATTTCCCGGCCGGACGCCAGCGCCTGGACCCGGCGCAGGCGCTGGCCTTCGTCCGGCAGCGGCACGGCCTGGAAAACGGTGATCTGGACCGCACCCACCGCCAGCAGGCCTTCCTCACCTCGGTGGCCAAGGATCTGAAGAGTGCGGGCACCTTCACCGATATGCGCAAACTTTCGGCGCTGATGGAGGTCGCGCATCGCAATATCGTGCTGTCCGACGGCTGGAATGCCACCGATTTTCTGCGCACCGTCGGCTCGGCCGACAACCCGACCGTCGAATTCCGCACCCTGCCGGTGCTGAGCTACGACGTGATCAACGGGCAGGACGTCAATATCGTCGACCAGGACGCCATCCGGCGCGAGGTGCGGGCCGCGTTCGGCGGTCAGGACCTCGCGCCGACGGCACCGACCACACCGACACCGACCGTATCGGAAACTCCCACACCGGATGTCGGGCAACCGGTCGATACCGTCATCGGTGGCGACTCCATACCCTGCGTGAATTGA
- a CDS encoding aldo/keto reductase gives MTGALTLDTYRLLGRSGLRVSPLSLGTMTFGTDWGWGAEQDESRKIFDTYVERGGNFIDTASMYTNGSSERLLGEFTKDNRESLVLATKYTMLRRPGDPNSGGNHRKSMVASVEASLRNLNTDYIDLLYLHAWDFLTPVEEILRGLDDLVRQGKVLYLGISDAPAWQIARMQTIADLRGWSPLIALQIEYSLIERTVERDLIPMAQELGLGVIPWSPLASGVLTGKYTRADLEHQADASPTGTRKNVAAANGALSERGLGIADTVKDVAAQLGKTPAQVALAWALRRPGVTAPIIGARTAAQLEDNLGALEVTFDAEQLARLEQASAIELGFPHDFLARPMTQNVTFGDLKVAGRIA, from the coding sequence ATGACCGGAGCGCTCACCCTCGACACCTACCGGCTGCTCGGCCGCTCGGGTCTGCGGGTGTCGCCGCTGTCGCTCGGCACCATGACCTTCGGTACCGATTGGGGCTGGGGCGCCGAGCAGGACGAGTCCCGCAAGATCTTCGACACCTATGTCGAGCGGGGCGGCAACTTCATCGACACGGCGAGCATGTACACCAACGGCTCGTCCGAGCGGCTGCTCGGCGAGTTCACCAAGGACAATCGCGAAAGCCTGGTGCTGGCAACGAAATACACCATGCTGCGGCGGCCGGGCGACCCCAACTCCGGCGGCAACCACCGCAAGAGCATGGTCGCCTCGGTGGAGGCCAGCCTGCGCAACCTGAACACCGATTACATCGACCTGCTCTACCTGCACGCCTGGGACTTCCTGACCCCGGTCGAGGAGATCCTGCGCGGGCTCGACGATCTGGTGCGCCAAGGCAAGGTGCTCTACCTCGGCATCTCCGACGCGCCGGCCTGGCAGATCGCGCGCATGCAGACCATCGCGGACCTACGCGGCTGGTCGCCGCTGATCGCGCTGCAGATCGAGTACAGCCTGATCGAGCGGACCGTCGAGCGCGATCTGATCCCGATGGCCCAGGAACTGGGGCTGGGCGTGATCCCGTGGTCGCCGCTGGCCAGCGGTGTGCTCACCGGCAAGTACACCCGCGCCGACCTCGAACATCAGGCCGACGCGTCGCCGACCGGTACCAGGAAGAACGTCGCCGCGGCCAACGGGGCATTGAGCGAACGCGGACTCGGCATTGCGGATACCGTGAAAGACGTTGCGGCACAATTGGGTAAGACACCCGCACAGGTGGCGCTCGCCTGGGCGCTGCGGCGGCCGGGGGTGACCGCGCCGATCATCGGGGCGCGCACCGCGGCACAACTGGAGGACAATCTCGGCGCGCTCGAGGTGACCTTCGATGCCGAGCAGCTCGCCCGGCTGGAGCAGGCCAGCGCCATCGAACTCGGCTTCCCGCACGATTTTCTGGCGCGCCCGATGACACAGAACGTGACGTTCGGCGACCTGAAGGTGGCGGGGCGGATCGCCTGA
- a CDS encoding helix-turn-helix transcriptional regulator, producing MTRTVNATGSASVSVANPVAELAAFLRDRRERLAPAAVGLPERKQVRRTPGLRREEVAELAGVSIDYIVRLEQGRGLRPSPEVLEALADALRLDDAERTYLFDLAQQRQPGGGKPSSVAAPALARLIEDLRPLPAMLVNHRYDILEWNPEMARLMVVDFATLPTAHRNTMWLCVMHPALRDFYANRDQTIREGIADLRAAWAAHPDDRVLGDMIAELRARSDEFATAWAQHDVMVRGRGRKPLRHPDVGALAVNFEVLISAQDPDQRLVIYRAADPDSQAALDRLAASATR from the coding sequence ATGACTAGAACGGTGAATGCGACTGGCAGCGCGAGCGTCAGCGTCGCGAATCCGGTAGCGGAGCTGGCGGCCTTCCTGCGGGACCGGCGCGAGCGCCTCGCACCGGCCGCGGTCGGGCTGCCTGAGCGTAAGCAGGTCCGACGCACCCCTGGTCTGCGCCGCGAAGAGGTCGCCGAGCTGGCCGGGGTCAGCATCGACTACATCGTCCGGCTCGAGCAGGGCCGCGGGCTGCGTCCCTCTCCGGAGGTGTTGGAGGCGCTGGCCGACGCGCTGCGCCTGGACGACGCCGAACGCACCTACCTGTTCGATCTGGCCCAGCAGCGCCAGCCCGGGGGCGGCAAGCCGAGCAGTGTCGCCGCGCCCGCGCTCGCCCGGCTGATCGAGGATCTGCGTCCACTGCCCGCGATGCTGGTCAACCACCGCTACGACATCCTCGAGTGGAATCCGGAGATGGCGCGGTTGATGGTGGTGGATTTCGCCACCCTGCCGACGGCGCATCGCAACACCATGTGGCTGTGCGTAATGCATCCCGCACTGCGCGACTTCTACGCGAACCGGGACCAGACCATCCGCGAGGGCATCGCCGACCTGCGCGCCGCGTGGGCGGCGCATCCCGACGATCGGGTGCTCGGCGACATGATCGCGGAGCTGCGGGCCCGCAGCGACGAATTCGCGACCGCGTGGGCGCAGCATGATGTGATGGTCCGCGGCCGGGGCCGCAAGCCGCTGCGGCATCCCGATGTCGGCGCGCTGGCGGTGAATTTCGAGGTGCTGATCTCGGCGCAGGACCCGGATCAGCGTTTGGTCATCTACCGCGCGGCGGATCCGGACTCACAGGCGGCACTGGACCGCCTCGCCGCATCCGCCACGCGGTAG
- the rpsT gene encoding 30S ribosomal protein S20, which produces MANIKSQMKRIRTNEAARKRNQSVKSELRTQIRKVREAISAGDKGKATDLLQFASRKLDKAASKGVIHANQAANKKSALSQAVNKI; this is translated from the coding sequence GTGGCCAACATCAAGTCCCAGATGAAGCGGATCCGCACGAACGAGGCGGCGCGCAAGCGCAACCAGTCGGTCAAGTCCGAGCTGCGCACCCAGATCCGCAAGGTCCGGGAGGCCATCTCGGCGGGCGATAAGGGCAAGGCCACCGACCTGCTGCAGTTCGCCAGCCGGAAGTTGGACAAGGCCGCCTCGAAGGGTGTCATCCACGCCAACCAGGCCGCCAACAAGAAGTCGGCGCTCTCGCAGGCCGTCAACAAGATCTGA
- a CDS encoding circularly permuted type 2 ATP-grasp protein, whose translation MTSAATPRSARGTAPAPGRGNGQIAGNGRAGPTGLFDGYHPGRFADAFDEMFDAAGRVRQPYKGIYAALAPIDVADLARRADALDRAFIDQGITFSLSGKERPFPLDLVPRVIAAAEWNKLERGIKQRMVALELFLADVYGEQNILRDEVIPKRLVTSCEHFHRAAAGLVPPNGVRIHVAGIDLIRDEKGDFRVLEDNLRSPSGVSYVMENRRTMARVFPDLFASHRVRAVGDYPSHLLRALRASAAPNEADPTVVVLTPGVYNSAYFEHSLLARQMGVELVEGRDLFCRDNVVYMRTTAGERQVDVIYRRIDDAFLDPMHFRPDSVLGVAGILNAARAGNVVISSAVGNGVGDDKLIYTYVPAIIEYYLNEKPVLPNVDTLRCWHDAERAEVLDRIAELVIKPVEGSGGYGIVIGPDANSRELEAIRRKVRADPRGWIAQPVVQLSTVPTKVGNELVPRHVDLRPFAVNDGEDVWVLPGGLTRVALPDGSLVVNSSQGGGSKDTWVLAGRASPADRELAGGELVTDPPPARTRELGRELTAAQANQQQQQQQQSSGISCRPREMGP comes from the coding sequence ATGACATCCGCCGCGACTCCGCGTTCGGCGCGAGGTACCGCGCCCGCGCCGGGGCGCGGCAATGGGCAAATCGCTGGCAACGGCCGGGCCGGGCCGACGGGGCTGTTCGACGGCTATCACCCCGGTCGTTTCGCCGACGCCTTCGACGAGATGTTCGACGCGGCGGGCCGGGTGCGTCAGCCGTACAAGGGCATCTATGCCGCGCTCGCGCCTATCGATGTCGCGGATCTGGCCCGCCGGGCCGACGCGCTGGACCGGGCGTTCATCGATCAGGGCATCACCTTCTCGCTGTCCGGTAAGGAGCGGCCGTTCCCGCTGGACCTGGTGCCGCGGGTGATCGCGGCGGCGGAGTGGAACAAGCTGGAACGCGGGATCAAACAGCGGATGGTGGCGCTGGAGTTGTTCCTCGCCGACGTGTACGGCGAGCAGAACATCCTGCGCGACGAGGTGATTCCGAAGCGGCTGGTCACCTCGTGCGAGCACTTCCACCGCGCGGCGGCGGGCCTGGTCCCGCCGAACGGGGTGCGCATCCACGTCGCGGGTATCGATCTGATCCGCGACGAGAAGGGCGATTTCCGGGTGCTGGAGGACAATCTGCGCTCGCCGTCCGGCGTCTCGTACGTGATGGAGAACCGCCGCACCATGGCCAGGGTCTTCCCGGACCTGTTCGCCTCGCACCGGGTGCGCGCGGTCGGCGACTATCCGAGTCATCTGCTGCGGGCGCTGCGCGCGTCGGCCGCGCCGAACGAGGCGGACCCGACGGTGGTGGTGCTCACGCCAGGGGTCTACAACTCGGCGTACTTCGAGCATTCGCTGCTGGCCAGGCAGATGGGCGTCGAGCTGGTGGAGGGGCGCGACCTGTTCTGCCGCGACAACGTCGTCTACATGCGGACGACGGCGGGGGAGCGGCAGGTGGACGTGATCTATCGCCGCATCGATGACGCGTTCCTGGATCCCATGCATTTCCGGCCGGATTCGGTGCTCGGCGTCGCGGGCATTCTCAACGCGGCGCGCGCGGGCAATGTGGTGATCTCCAGCGCGGTCGGCAACGGTGTCGGCGACGACAAGCTGATCTACACCTATGTGCCCGCGATCATCGAGTACTACCTGAACGAGAAGCCTGTGCTGCCCAATGTCGACACCCTCCGCTGCTGGCACGACGCCGAGCGGGCCGAGGTGCTCGACCGCATCGCCGAATTGGTGATCAAACCGGTCGAGGGGTCCGGCGGTTACGGCATCGTCATCGGGCCGGATGCGAATTCTCGTGAGCTGGAAGCGATTCGGCGCAAGGTCCGGGCCGATCCGCGCGGCTGGATCGCCCAGCCGGTGGTGCAGCTGTCCACGGTGCCGACCAAGGTCGGCAACGAATTGGTGCCCCGGCACGTGGATCTGCGGCCGTTCGCGGTGAACGACGGCGAGGACGTGTGGGTGCTGCCCGGCGGGCTGACGAGGGTGGCCTTGCCCGACGGTTCGCTGGTGGTGAATTCCAGTCAGGGCGGCGGCAGCAAGGACACCTGGGTGCTGGCGGGGCGGGCCTCGCCCGCCGATCGAGAACTGGCGGGCGGCGAGCTGGTCACCGATCCGCCGCCCGCCCGAACGCGGGAACTGGGGCGGGAATTGACCGCCGCCCAAGCGAATCAGCAACAGCAGCAACAACAGCAGTCGTCCGGAATATCCTGCCGCCCAAGGGAAATGGGACCGTGA